The following are from one region of the Littorina saxatilis isolate snail1 linkage group LG4, US_GU_Lsax_2.0, whole genome shotgun sequence genome:
- the LOC138964495 gene encoding uncharacterized protein codes for MPPRRAASRRVAEVTRAAAGRPRASNQTASQRQSGGFESATAGGEESATALAAVLAELRRLGERQETCQVAIVSLQKDNQCLQEAVSGDREAIASTSGSMTTGTSNSTLSGSVANLVNTITGTEYGEPSSGLILVE; via the exons ATGCCTCCCAGGAGGGCAGCGTCAAGGCGGGTAGCCGAAGTGACCCGAGCCGCTGCAGGTCGGCCGAGGGCCAGCAACCAGACAGCCTCGCAGCGACAATCCGGTGGGTTTGAGTCAGCCACAGCAGGAGGGGAAGAAAGCGCCACTGCTTTGGCCGCGGTATTGGCAGAACTACGCAGGCTGGGGGAGCGGCAAGAGACCTGCCAAGTGGCCATTGTCTCGCTCCAGAAAGACAACCAATGTCTGCAAGAAGCTGTTTCGGGTGATCGTGAGGCCATCGCCTCAACATCGGGATCGATGACAACCGGTACCAGCAATTCTACCCTGTCTGGCTCGGTTGCCAACCTGGTCAACACAATCACAG GCACAGAGTACGGGGAGCCATCCAGCGGGTTGATCCTGGTGGAGTAG